In Pseudomonas sp. Q1-7, the genomic window TCTACGGCGGCCAGACGCATAGCCAAAGTCCAGAGGCGATCTTTACTCACGTGTGTGGTCTGCGCACGGTGATGCCATCGAACCCCTATGACGCGAAAGGGCTACTGATCTCTGCCATCGAATGTGATGACCCAGTGATTTTTCTCGAACCAAAGCGCCTGTACAACGGCCCGTTCGATGGGCATCACGATCGCCCGGTCGTGCCCTGGTCGAAGCACGCGGCCAGTGCAGTCCCGGAAGGCTACTACACGGTACCGCTCGACAAGGCCGCCATTGTCAGGCCGGGCGAAGCCGTCACTGTCATTACGTACGGCACTACTGTTTATGTCGCTCTCGCAGCAGCAGCGGAGACTGGAATCGACGCTGAAGTGATCGACCTGCGCAGCCTCTGGCCCCTGGATTTGGACACGCTGGTCGAGTCGGTCAAAAAGACCGGCCGCTGTGTTGTGGTGCATGAGGCCACTCGTACCTGCGGCTTCGGTTCCGAACTGATATCGCTAATCCAAGAGCATTGCTTCCACCACCTGGAAGCTCCTATCGGGCGTGTTGCGGGCTGGGACACTCCCTATCCCCATGCACAAGAGTGGGCGTATTTCCCCGGGCCGAGTCGGGTTGGGGCGGCACTGAAGCGGGTGATGGAGGTTTAAATGGGCACCTATGTGATCAAGATGCCGGACATCGGCGAAGGCATTGC contains:
- a CDS encoding alpha-ketoacid dehydrogenase subunit beta; this translates as MNATNNNLQTDHANATSTMTMIQALRSGMETMLERDENVVVYGEDVGYFGGVFRCTEGLQNKFGTSRVFDAPISESGIVGTSVGMCAYGLRPVIEIQFADYVYPAFDQIASEVARIRHRSAGEFTAPLTIRMPTGGGIYGGQTHSQSPEAIFTHVCGLRTVMPSNPYDAKGLLISAIECDDPVIFLEPKRLYNGPFDGHHDRPVVPWSKHAASAVPEGYYTVPLDKAAIVRPGEAVTVITYGTTVYVALAAAAETGIDAEVIDLRSLWPLDLDTLVESVKKTGRCVVVHEATRTCGFGSELISLIQEHCFHHLEAPIGRVAGWDTPYPHAQEWAYFPGPSRVGAALKRVMEV